The genomic region ggggaacctccatatgaaatttgagaaagatcccttcagttctttcacagaaaaagcgataacaaatttcaattgtcaaaatccaagatggctgcctgttggccatgttgttttccgattggtctcaaaatgcaatatgcataactaggcactgaggggaacgtgcatatgaaatttgaaaaagatcccttcattactttcacagaaatagcgataacaaactttaattgtcagaatccaagatggctgcctgtcggccatgttgttttctaattagtctcaaaatgcaatatgcataaccaggaacaaagaggaacctgcatatgaaatttgagaaagatcccttcagtactttcacagaaatagcgataacaaacttcaattgtcaaaatccaagatggctgcctgtcggccatgttgttttccgattggtcccaaaatgcaatatgcataactaggcaccaaagggaacctatatatgaaatttgagaaagatcccttcagtacttcctcagaaatagcgataacaaactcaaattgtcaaaatccaagatggctgcctgtcggccatgttgttttccgattggtccctaaatgcaatatgcataactaggcaccaaagggaacctacttatgaaatttgagaaagatcccttcagtacttcctcagaaatagcgataacaaactccaaatgtcaaaatccaagatggctgcctgtcggccatgttgttttctgatcggtcccaaaatgcaatatgcataacaaggcaccaaggggaacctacatatgaaatttgagaaagatctcttcaatactttctcagaaatagagataacaaacttcaattgtcaaaatccaagatggctgcctgtcggccatgttattttccgatcggtcccaaaatgcaatatgcacaactaggcaccaaggggaacctacatatgaaatttgagaaagatcccatcagtactttctcagaaatagcgataacaagcattgtttacggacggagggacggacggacggacggagggacggacggacggacgacggaccacggacgcagggcgatttgaatagcccaccatctgatgatggtgggctaaaaaagcTGCATTAAAAAAGATTGAATAGTTattaatcaaacattttaatagatatttttttttacatattttcattgtttataaGCTGATGAAAATAGTGGATAACATGAGAGTTTTGAAATCCAAACTCCGTGCCCTTAACTATTCAGATTAACTTTTCAATGACCTTTCAAATACCACACATGTTGTGAAGGTCTATGACCTTGACCAAGGTTACACTTACACATTGGACATGGTGCCAAGGAAACCTGATGATTTTCTTCCAATGAGGTACGTGAGTCTGGGAAAATATGAGAGGACTGAAGAAGTTGGGGGTTTCCATGACGATATCCATAAGGAAGCTGGTCCACGCCTCTACTTCTCTGTATCACAGCTCTGTTCAAGGCATTTTGACTGTAGGGACAACTACAAATCAAGATCAGATTCTACTGTACTGTCTAATTAATTCTTGACATGTACTGAATAAAAActtcaataaaaaatatgtaaaataagaTTTTCCCATGAAATATATTACCACTCAACTACCACTTATGAAACTTTAATAaactttttaaacaatattaattgAACATGAAAAAGTTTGGAAAAAACCAACCTTCCTATAACAATCGTGTCAAAGTAGACTGGATGTGACAGGAAGTTGGAAAGTAACGCCCCCTGACATCCGACGACATTCCAGCGAGCCAGTTTATCACTACAAGACATTGAGAGAGTTCTGTCTCCTCGGCCAGGCTTAGTCCTCAACACTCCCACTGTGTGGTAATCATGTCCTGTCCCAAAGTTGTCCTGGTCACCACCAGGGACACACTTAGCCCCAGTTCTATAAATATCTCCATCAGACTCTACATTCAGCTCGGGTTGTGACCTCACACAATCAGTTTGTGCAATATATTCCTTATTTTCAGTTTGTAAGATCAAAACAATTAGAATCTTTTCGTACGATTACACGTACTTGAGCCTGAAAAGTCTTCTGTGAACTTTCTGTCCTGatcaccttgaccttgaacTCTGTCATCAATAACTGACCGTGACTTCTTTGGTTGTATTTCATCTTCACTGCAGCATAATAATTTATGTTTTGCTACTAAACTCTGACTTATTGAACCTGAGGCTGACACATCAGACTTCTGAGACTTAATTTTAGATACATTTTTTAGGAGAACTTCATCTCTTGTTTGTAGATGACCTTCATCCTGGTCAGTCAGCTGACATTGaagtttgttgttgttttcaacCTTAAAACCAGAGTTGTCCATAGTACCACTGGCTTTAGGAAATATAGAGGCATCACCACCTACAAACAACAGATCTCCTTTGTGTgtagaaaatatcaaaagtaGACTACATACAATTCAATAAAACCTTATCATAGATGcgattcttttttattttgattcaATATAAGAACATTTTCTATCATATTAATTCTTTTCATCTTTAATGAAATCAGTCATCATATAAAAGGTAGGAAATTTAATGACAAGCCACATACATGACACAAATCAAAGATACCTGGGTAGTTGTGAGTATAGTGGGTTTAATCATGAATACTAAATTCATACTTTCATACTTACATGGTGTGTGACTAGAGAAGAAGTGGAACTTGACCCCatccttgaccttgaccctgtaGTTATCTGTGACCTCTAACACTGCACTGTCCTGGTTGGTGTAAACAAGGGTGAGCTGGTCATACAAGTAGCTTTAAAACAATGGAAATGttcagtgttaatacatacaaataaaaacaaaatgacaaatacacaaatgtatactGCATTTTTGTTGGTATAGGgctgtttttttcttctaaaattaTCAGTTCTAACTAGCAATGGTTGTAAATTTGAAAACCCTTCAGGAATTTCTTTCTGGTAATGATTGTAAATCTAAACCCTTCATGAATTCCTTACCATCAATGATTGTAAGTCTGAAACCTTCAAGAATTTCTAACTAGCGGTAATTGTAAATTTGAAAACCTTTCAGGAATTTCCAACTACCAATATTGTAAATCTTAAATCTTCAGAAATTTCTTACTAGCGATAACTATTAATCTTAAACTTCAGAAATTCCTagcaatacaatgtacatatgtagttataaATCTAAAGGCATCAAGAATTTCCAACTACCGATATTGTAAATCTTAGATCTTCAGAAATTTCTTACTAGCGATAATTATTAATCTTAAACTTCAGAAGTTACTAGCAATACAATATAGTTATAAATCTAAATGCATCAGGAATTTCCAACTAGCGATATTGTAAATCTGGGATTCcaactacactgtactataaaAAAGAAAGATCTGATCAATTCTCACATGTAATCACTCTCACTTTTTACGATTTACAACCCATTTGGTTGGTTGGTTTATCTCAAGGCCGTACAAAGTAAACATAAATATGTCTGCATTGTCTTACCGAATAAAAGCTCTTCTGGCCAATACTTCTGCGTGGCTGTCATTGATGATGTCACCTGTGAATACACCAATCAAACGCCATGACATCCAACACTACACAACAATCAGCATCGATAGTGTAAAAGTGGTCTGACTTCAGTGGAAAACTATTAACAAGAGGTACATGGTGCCTGCTTACCTCATCTGCTTTTGTAATATGAATTTGATAATCTTTAATTTGCTCAAAGAACGATTAAAGTGACTTGTACATGCTGAATGAACATTTGTACCATTATAGTCAGGCAGAACATTGTAATACCTGTTGATGTTCTTGACCATTAGGTATTCCTCATACCGAGGATTGTTTACTATGTGTTAAGGCAGCTATTGACattattcaaaaatatttctgccaCAAGGGACAGCCATCTGGGATTTTTAAATGCCATACAAACAAGCATACTGAGTATTGTCTCCTACTGGTCCCCTCTAGCTACCATGGTCCTTAACAAGTGTCTGAAGCTTGATCCAAATCCATTTAGGAATGATGCCTCCAGAGCACTAACAATGATTTTCTAACAATtgtaatggtgaccttgacccaacaaccCTGAACTCATATTTGTCCAAGATAATATGATCCTAAATAAGAACCCATTAGTGTGCTGAAAAAAAGGATTTTTCTAAATAAGttatggtgaccttgaccttgatctaACAACCCTGAAACATAAAATTGTCTGAGATGTTACAGTCCTTTGTAATTGTGTCAAGTTcgatcaaaatccctcaaggaatgaagccgtgCTGACcaaggattttctaaaaatagtatcaatgaccttgaccttgatccaATGACCCTGAATCTTAAACTTGTCAGAGATGATATGGTTCATTGAAAATGTATGAAGCTTGATCAAAATCTCTCAAAGAATGAAGCTGATAAAGCACTTAAAAggttttctaaaaatagtaacagtgaccttgacctccatcCAGCAACACTGAACTGAAGTCTAtctgagatattatggtcctttatcattgtgtgaagttcaATCAAATCCTTCAAGGAATAAAGCCACTAGAGTCGCTGTCAAAGGATTTTTTTAATATAGTTAGAATGACATCCACTGTGACCCAAAATCCCAGAAACTCGAACTTGTAGAGATGCTAAAGTCCTTTTTCCTTTGTTAAAACATATTAAGATTAGTTCTTACATCTAAGTTAGCCTTCTTCTAACTTtagtacattttacatacatggCTTTcttaatatgtacatttaattagaatattttaattaaataactTGAATTAACAAAATGAATTGTTATAATTTGTTGACAGTTGTTTCTCTGTAGCTAGAACTATACTCAAGAGTATTAACCAAGGTTTTCACACCAGAACATGATGTAACAAGAAACAGTTTGTATCATTAATGTACTAACATACATAGGTAGGTAAACGTTTTACTTGTTTTGTTCAAAAAATCTTGATTTCCCCAGGGAAGAGCATTTGGGTCAGTTCAGATCTCTGGACGATTTAGGTTCCCTAAGATTTCTTACCAGGAGATTTCTTACAATAGAGTAATATTGACATGTTAAGAAATAGTGATGTACATTTTCTACGTCAACACATAAACATAAATGGTTTTCACTGAGGTTAACTCTGAAATAGAAACAATGTCATGTTGTAAACAGCTTTTAAATGCAACAAGAGACAGAGATGTCTTAATAAAAGAAGCTGATGGTGTGTTTCGTATGTACTTGTAAAAGATGGATGCAGGAGAAATGTACAGTCCCAGCTGATTTCTCAGATAAGGAACTAAAAGTACCTTATTATTGCTATCAAGACacataataaaattaatttgtacAAAATGATATGAGACGTGAAATGTGTGTTAGACTATTTTTCCTATTAGAGCCAGCTGTCCCACACTGTCCAAAAGTCCAGCACACCTTTCATTTGTACAAATCTTACTCCTTTCGGCCAAGAAATATTTAATTAGGTCATTACATCTTTAATATACTGATGAAGTTTTTTTCCCAATATTGAACCCCATTTTCTTTATAACTGCATACCTGATTCCTCCTCCTCTAAGGTGccatacatttcaataacactgtaaaagtataggtcaccttactagttcTGGCTTTAGCCtatagtggtaggatgtttgccttaaGAGTGAGAGGTCACTAGCGCAAACCCCCACGCAGGCAGGGAAcatttcattactccttcctattacaacAAATTGAATCCCTCTGGCTGAGGGATAAGTCAAACATATCTGTACATACTGAATTGTGACTATTAAGCTTGATACGTTGTCTTTTCTCTCTGTTAGCAGAAATCCATAGCCAATGCTCCTAAACTATGTAATTATGGTGTATGTAC from Pecten maximus chromosome 11, xPecMax1.1, whole genome shotgun sequence harbors:
- the LOC117337917 gene encoding LOW QUALITY PROTEIN: tRNA-specific adenosine deaminase 1-like (The sequence of the model RefSeq protein was modified relative to this genomic sequence to represent the inferred CDS: deleted 2 bases in 1 codon; substituted 1 base at 1 genomic stop codon); protein product: MAVNRGQHFADTVADRCYLQYQHLPREGKPQKGKEWTLMAAVVMTVSNDTENKPSGDHDLGGDDIDVVSIGTGSRCIGKSLLRDKGDIINDSHAEVLARRAFIRYLYDQLTLVYTNQDSAVLEVTDNYRVKVKDGVKFHFFSSHTPCGDASIFPKASGTMDNSGFKVENNNKLQCQLTDQDEGHLQTRDEVLLKNVSKIKSQKSDVSASGSISQSLVAKHKLLCCSEDEIQPKKSRSVIDDRVQGQGDQDRKFTEDFSGSSTXSYEKILIVLILQTENKEYIAQTDCVRSQPELNVESDGDIYRTGAKCVPGGDQDNFGTGHDYHTVGVLRTKPGRGDRTLSMSCSDKLARWNVVGCQGALLSNFLSHPVYFDTIVIGSCPYSQNALNRAVIQRSRGVDQLPYGYRHGNPQLLQSSHIFPDSRTSLEENHQVSLAPCPMSITWHRGLGDDFHQVLVNGRQHGATKKMIHMPKARSKVCSMELFRRYIHVLEVIPKGKLPLNLRSTKQPADVTYAEHKTMATEYQAAWECVKKLDLFKSWVHKPSGLTSFLLDNK